A single genomic interval of Streptomyces sp. BA2 harbors:
- a CDS encoding DUF6907 domain-containing protein produces the protein MSTTTVLPLHPAEHECPAWCAREAHAEAVGSHVSTPVRLPAPAEMSPSLEVPLLSVQIGLGHDEEARGEQPRLWLAAVDGTAELGLAALGSFITGLDNFALRLRGLRHRFEAVILGGAAEAVDLYPAATHPLELVAPCPPWCQYRDQEEHSVSGLLVDQFHATEEVSMELGLHPVVHTKYGREAETLDLVMEHMPHAPLPLIDLTIGTTQKRHHVEMTFDEADQLRACLNEFIGQGREYARPEAVASLQELVGYCGVRIVEHQSDARGFFGHAVGDTRQGGPVWVTVPRETTGPCLEDRVKHLLAEMHETQRELTAHDGAEVRQAGTPPEPLSWLRGQAAA, from the coding sequence ATGTCCACCACGACAGTTCTGCCCCTGCACCCGGCCGAGCACGAGTGCCCTGCCTGGTGCGCCCGCGAGGCTCACGCGGAGGCAGTCGGGAGTCATGTCAGCACCCCGGTGCGTCTGCCTGCCCCTGCAGAGATGAGCCCGAGCCTCGAAGTCCCCTTGCTGTCCGTGCAGATCGGCCTCGGGCACGACGAGGAAGCGCGGGGCGAGCAGCCCCGTCTATGGCTGGCGGCCGTCGACGGTACGGCTGAACTGGGCCTCGCTGCCCTGGGGTCGTTCATCACCGGCCTGGACAACTTCGCCCTGCGGCTCCGAGGGCTGCGGCACCGGTTCGAGGCCGTCATCCTCGGCGGTGCGGCCGAAGCCGTCGACCTCTACCCGGCCGCCACTCATCCACTTGAACTCGTCGCCCCCTGTCCGCCCTGGTGCCAGTACCGGGACCAGGAGGAGCACAGTGTGAGCGGGCTCCTGGTCGACCAGTTCCATGCCACGGAGGAGGTCAGTATGGAGTTGGGGCTCCATCCGGTGGTGCACACGAAATACGGGCGGGAGGCAGAGACACTCGATCTCGTCATGGAGCACATGCCGCATGCCCCGCTTCCTCTGATCGACCTCACCATCGGCACCACCCAGAAGCGGCACCACGTGGAGATGACCTTCGACGAGGCAGACCAACTGCGGGCTTGCCTCAATGAGTTCATCGGGCAGGGACGCGAGTACGCCCGCCCGGAAGCCGTCGCATCCCTGCAGGAGCTCGTCGGCTACTGCGGCGTGCGGATCGTGGAGCACCAGAGCGACGCTAGGGGCTTCTTCGGTCACGCCGTCGGCGATACGCGGCAAGGCGGGCCGGTCTGGGTGACCGTCCCCAGGGAAACCACCGGCCCGTGCCTGGAAGACCGGGTGAAGCACCTGCTGGCAGAGATGCACGAGACACAACGGGAACTGACCGCCCACGACGGCGCAGAGGTCCGACAGGCGGGGACCCCGCCAGAGCCGCTCTCATGGCTGAGGGGGCAGGCAGCGGCGTGA
- a CDS encoding class I SAM-dependent methyltransferase, with amino-acid sequence MHWYEDDGFWSDFSETMFSERRRAQTADVVARSPLLQFPAGSRVLDLCCGPGLYLVPLVRRGYTVTGVDLSAGLLERAQAVCEEAAVDVRLIRADMLTHVEPDTYDVVLNVFTSFGYFDDPQDNFRVLRNAHDSLVPGGQLLVDVMGKEVLAGWIGRPQVVELDGAYVVQRDTVLDSWTRLRTDWTLVRGGVAREASITSFLYSAAELRTLFEDAGFTGVECFGGFDGEIYDQHSRRLIVRGTKPGL; translated from the coding sequence ATGCACTGGTACGAGGACGACGGATTCTGGTCCGACTTCTCCGAGACGATGTTCTCCGAGCGGCGGCGGGCTCAGACGGCGGACGTCGTCGCACGTTCGCCGCTGCTCCAATTCCCGGCGGGCAGCCGCGTACTGGACCTGTGCTGCGGGCCCGGCCTCTACCTGGTGCCGCTGGTGCGCCGCGGCTACACCGTCACGGGGGTGGACCTCAGCGCCGGGCTGCTTGAGCGGGCGCAGGCCGTGTGCGAGGAAGCCGCGGTCGATGTCCGCCTGATCCGGGCTGACATGCTCACCCACGTCGAGCCGGACACGTACGACGTCGTGCTCAACGTCTTCACCTCCTTCGGCTACTTCGACGACCCGCAGGACAACTTCCGGGTGCTGCGCAACGCGCATGACTCGCTGGTTCCGGGCGGGCAGCTGCTCGTCGACGTGATGGGCAAGGAAGTGCTCGCCGGGTGGATCGGCCGCCCTCAGGTCGTCGAACTCGACGGTGCGTACGTGGTGCAGCGCGACACCGTCCTGGACAGCTGGACCCGGCTGCGGACCGACTGGACGCTCGTGCGGGGCGGGGTGGCGCGCGAGGCCTCGATCACCTCCTTCCTCTACAGCGCCGCCGAACTGCGCACGCTCTTCGAGGACGCCGGGTTCACCGGCGTGGAGTGTTTCGGCGGCTTTGACGGTGAGATCTACGACCAACACTCGCGGCGCCTGATCGTGCGAGGAACCAAGCCCGGCCTGTGA
- a CDS encoding SMP-30/gluconolactonase/LRE family protein: MTRDHRNHPQPSRRTVLGGATLAALTVATGAGTAGAATTAHGATWPTEFPLPDGFLPEGIAIGRKPYAYMGSRANGAVYRTDLRTGRGEVFYEGAAGMVAVGLKLDDDGLLYIAGNTGVARVLDTRSGKLVATYQLTEAAGHFINDVTLLGDRAWFTDSRDSVLHGVPRSGKGKVRALPLGGDWVQTPDVINANGIVGTPDGRGLIVVSSSPGKLYRVHLKTGHATEITLVGADNVVNGDGLLRIGRTLYVVQNRLNLISVFHLDAQAGSATLRHTITDPRFDVPTTAARWGDRLYLVNARFTSPQEPGTTFNAVAVPL; encoded by the coding sequence ATGACCCGCGATCACCGGAATCACCCCCAGCCTTCCCGGCGCACCGTCCTCGGCGGCGCCACCCTCGCAGCCCTCACGGTGGCGACCGGCGCCGGAACGGCCGGGGCAGCCACCACCGCGCACGGCGCCACATGGCCGACCGAGTTCCCGCTCCCCGACGGCTTCCTCCCCGAGGGGATAGCCATCGGCAGAAAGCCATACGCCTACATGGGCTCGCGCGCCAACGGCGCCGTCTACCGCACCGACCTGCGCACCGGCCGGGGCGAAGTCTTCTACGAGGGCGCCGCGGGCATGGTGGCGGTCGGTCTGAAGCTGGACGACGACGGCCTGCTCTACATCGCCGGTAACACCGGGGTCGCGCGGGTCCTCGACACCCGCAGCGGCAAGCTCGTGGCCACGTACCAACTCACGGAAGCCGCCGGCCACTTCATCAATGACGTCACCCTGCTCGGCGACCGCGCCTGGTTCACCGACTCGCGCGACAGCGTGCTCCACGGAGTGCCGCGCAGCGGCAAGGGCAAGGTGCGCGCGCTGCCGCTCGGCGGCGACTGGGTGCAGACACCGGACGTGATCAACGCCAACGGCATCGTCGGCACGCCGGACGGCCGGGGCCTGATCGTCGTCAGCAGCTCCCCCGGCAAGCTCTATCGGGTGCATCTCAAGACCGGGCACGCCACCGAGATCACGCTGGTCGGCGCGGACAACGTGGTCAACGGCGACGGCCTCCTGCGCATCGGCCGCACCCTGTACGTCGTACAGAACCGGCTGAACCTCATCAGCGTGTTCCACCTCGACGCCCAGGCGGGCTCCGCCACCCTGCGCCACACGATCACCGACCCCCGCTTCGACGTGCCCACCACCGCGGCCCGCTGGGGCGACCGTCTCTATCTCGTCAACGCCCGCTTCACCAGCCCGCAGGAGCCGGGGACGACGTTCAACGCCGTCGCCGTTCCCCTCTGA
- a CDS encoding FAD-dependent oxidoreductase, whose translation MSRPLRVAVVGAGPAGIYAADALLKSAAAVEPGVSIDLFERMPAPFGLIRYGVAPDHPRIKGIVTALHQVLDKPQIRFFGNVDYPNDIDLDDLRSFYDAVIFSTGATADRALDIPGIDLDGSHGAADFVSWYDGHPEVPRTWPLDAEKVAVLGVGNVALDVARILAKTADELLSTEIPPNVHEGLKANKAREVHVFGRRGPAQAKFSPMELRELDHSPNIEVIVDPEDIDYDDGSIATRRGNKQADMVAKTLENWAIRDVGDRPHKLFLHFFESPTEILGEDGRVVGLRTERTALDGTGNVKGTGEFKEWDLGAVYRAVGYLSDELPKLPWDIASGTVPDKGGRVIEETGEHLQSTYVTGWIRRGPVGLIGHTKGDANETVASLLDDHANARLHTPTAPDPAAVEAFLGERNVRFTTWEGWYRLDAAEKALGVAEERERVKIVEREDMLRASGA comes from the coding sequence ATGTCTCGCCCTCTGCGGGTAGCCGTTGTCGGAGCCGGTCCGGCCGGCATCTACGCCGCCGACGCGCTGCTGAAATCCGCAGCGGCGGTCGAGCCCGGTGTGTCGATCGACCTCTTCGAGCGGATGCCCGCGCCCTTCGGCCTCATCCGCTACGGCGTCGCCCCCGACCACCCGCGGATCAAGGGCATCGTCACGGCCCTGCATCAGGTCCTGGACAAGCCTCAGATCCGCTTCTTCGGCAACGTCGACTACCCGAACGACATCGACCTGGACGACCTGCGCAGCTTCTACGACGCGGTGATCTTCTCCACCGGCGCGACGGCCGACCGGGCACTCGACATCCCCGGCATCGACCTCGACGGCTCGCACGGCGCCGCGGACTTCGTCTCCTGGTACGACGGGCACCCGGAGGTCCCGCGCACCTGGCCGCTCGACGCGGAGAAGGTCGCCGTCCTGGGCGTCGGCAACGTGGCCCTGGACGTGGCGCGCATCCTCGCCAAGACCGCGGACGAGCTCCTGTCGACCGAGATCCCGCCGAACGTCCACGAGGGACTCAAGGCCAACAAGGCTCGTGAGGTGCACGTCTTCGGGCGTCGCGGCCCCGCGCAGGCCAAGTTCAGTCCGATGGAGCTGCGGGAGCTCGATCACTCCCCGAACATCGAGGTCATCGTCGACCCCGAGGACATCGACTACGACGATGGCTCGATCGCGACCCGGCGCGGCAACAAGCAGGCCGACATGGTGGCCAAGACCCTGGAGAACTGGGCCATCCGCGACGTCGGTGACCGCCCGCACAAGCTCTTCCTGCACTTCTTCGAGTCGCCGACCGAGATCCTCGGAGAGGACGGCCGGGTGGTGGGCCTGCGCACCGAGCGCACCGCCCTCGACGGCACCGGCAACGTCAAGGGAACCGGCGAGTTCAAGGAGTGGGACCTCGGCGCCGTCTACCGCGCCGTGGGCTACCTCTCCGACGAGCTGCCCAAGCTGCCCTGGGACATCGCGTCGGGCACGGTGCCGGACAAGGGCGGCCGGGTCATCGAGGAGACCGGCGAGCACCTGCAGTCGACGTACGTCACCGGCTGGATCCGCCGCGGACCCGTTGGCCTCATCGGCCACACCAAGGGCGACGCCAACGAGACGGTCGCCAGCCTCCTGGACGATCACGCGAACGCCCGTCTGCACACGCCCACCGCCCCCGATCCGGCGGCCGTGGAAGCCTTCCTCGGCGAGCGGAACGTCCGCTTCACCACCTGGGAGGGCTGGTACCGCCTCGACGCCGCGGAGAAGGCCCTCGGCGTGGCGGAGGAGCGCGAGCGCGTGAAGATCGTCGAGCGCGAGGACATGCTCAGGGCGAGCGGGGCCTAA
- a CDS encoding glyceraldehyde-3-phosphate dehydrogenase gives MTVNDDSFTNWKHREEIAESMIPIIGKLHRERDVTVLLHSRSLVNKSVVSLLKTHRFARQIAGEELSVTETLPFLQALTTLDLGPSQIDLGLLAEAYRTDDRGLSVAEFTAEAVAGATGENKIESREGRDVVLYGFGRIGRLVARLLIEKAGSGNGLRLRAVVVRKGGDQDLVKRASLLRRDSIHGQFQGTITVDEANSTIIANGNEIKVIYANDPSEVDYTAYGVKDAILIDNTGKWRDREGLSQHLRPGIDKVVLTAPGKGDVPNIVHGVNHDTIKPDEQILSCASCTTNAIVPPLKAMADEYGVLRGHVETVHSFTNDQNLLDNFHKADRRGRSAPLNMVITETGAASAVAKALPDLKAPITGSSIRVPVPDVSIAILSLRLGRETTREEVLEHLRDVSLHSPLKRQIDFTTAPDAVSMDFVGSRHASIVDAGATKVDGDNAILYLWYDNEFGYSCQVIRVVQHVSGVEYPTYPVPVV, from the coding sequence GTGACTGTCAATGACGACTCGTTCACCAATTGGAAGCACCGCGAGGAGATCGCGGAGTCGATGATCCCGATCATCGGGAAGCTGCACCGGGAGCGGGACGTGACCGTCCTGCTCCACAGCCGCTCCTTGGTGAACAAGTCGGTGGTCAGCCTCCTGAAGACCCACCGATTCGCCCGGCAGATAGCCGGTGAGGAACTCTCCGTCACCGAGACGCTGCCGTTCCTCCAGGCCCTCACGACGCTCGATCTCGGTCCTTCGCAGATCGACCTCGGCCTGCTCGCGGAGGCGTACAGGACCGATGACCGCGGTCTGTCGGTCGCGGAGTTCACCGCCGAGGCCGTCGCCGGCGCCACGGGCGAGAACAAGATCGAGAGCCGCGAGGGACGCGACGTCGTCCTCTACGGGTTCGGTCGCATCGGCCGCCTCGTCGCCCGCCTGCTCATCGAGAAGGCCGGTTCGGGCAACGGCCTTCGCTTGCGCGCCGTCGTCGTCCGCAAGGGCGGCGATCAGGACTTGGTCAAGCGCGCCTCGCTGCTGCGCCGTGACTCCATCCACGGCCAGTTCCAGGGCACGATCACCGTCGACGAGGCGAACAGCACGATCATCGCCAACGGCAACGAGATCAAGGTGATCTACGCCAACGACCCCTCCGAGGTCGACTACACGGCGTACGGCGTCAAGGACGCCATCCTCATCGACAACACCGGCAAGTGGCGCGACCGCGAGGGGCTCTCCCAGCACCTGCGCCCCGGTATCGACAAGGTCGTCCTGACGGCGCCGGGCAAGGGCGACGTCCCGAACATCGTGCACGGCGTCAACCACGACACGATCAAGCCGGACGAGCAGATCCTGTCCTGCGCCTCCTGCACCACGAACGCGATCGTGCCGCCCCTGAAGGCCATGGCCGACGAGTACGGCGTGCTGCGCGGCCATGTGGAGACCGTCCACTCGTTCACCAACGACCAGAACCTCCTGGACAACTTCCACAAGGCCGACCGCCGCGGCCGCTCCGCGCCGCTGAACATGGTCATCACCGAGACCGGCGCCGCCTCCGCCGTCGCCAAGGCACTGCCCGACCTCAAGGCGCCCATCACCGGCAGCTCGATCCGCGTCCCCGTCCCGGACGTCTCGATCGCCATCCTGAGCCTGCGCCTGGGCCGCGAGACCACCCGCGAAGAGGTCCTCGAGCACCTCCGCGACGTCTCGCTGCACTCGCCGCTGAAGCGACAGATCGACTTCACGACCGCTCCCGACGCCGTCTCCATGGACTTCGTCGGCTCGCGGCACGCCTCGATCGTCGACGCGGGCGCCACGAAGGTCGACGGCGACAACGCGATTCTCTACCTCTGGTACGACAACGAGTTCGGCTACTCGTGCCAGGTCATCCGCGTCGTCCAGCACGTCTCCGGCGTGGAGTACCCGACGTACCCGGTGCCGGTGGTCTGA